One part of the Thermococcus litoralis DSM 5473 genome encodes these proteins:
- a CDS encoding Gfo/Idh/MocA family protein has product MINIGIISYAHPHALRYGTTFASNPKARLYAVSGDGANRDVAKSEAEKLKAKFYQNYEALLKDNKVDAVYIAIETYRHKEVAIRAAEEGKHILLEKPIALTLEDADEIIKAAKKAGVKLMVPFNPRFTTPLRKAKEMIEAGEIGDLEYIYSISEYVKPPIFLEGMDMSWFLDVKKAGGGGFMDTAPHGIDSLLWLTNSEPKSIYADIGSKIYGFPVDDIGTAVLRFKNGVMAVLNAGWGNPKGYSYGLEIKYYILGKEGFLDIRTAYPDFTVYQDRAEKIYWERADVNGIVNSFLESIIEDRDPPITGEIAKKNLKIILAAYESSKTGKVIKL; this is encoded by the coding sequence ATGATAAACATTGGGATAATCAGCTACGCTCATCCCCACGCACTTAGGTATGGAACAACTTTTGCCTCCAATCCAAAAGCAAGGCTCTACGCAGTATCTGGTGATGGAGCAAACAGAGACGTGGCTAAGTCAGAGGCAGAAAAGCTGAAGGCAAAATTTTACCAAAACTACGAAGCCCTCCTCAAAGACAATAAGGTAGATGCCGTGTACATAGCGATTGAAACCTATAGACATAAAGAGGTTGCCATAAGGGCTGCCGAAGAAGGGAAGCACATACTTTTAGAAAAGCCTATCGCTTTAACTCTCGAAGACGCCGATGAAATTATTAAAGCAGCTAAAAAAGCCGGTGTAAAACTCATGGTTCCATTTAATCCAAGGTTTACAACACCCCTTAGAAAGGCAAAAGAAATGATAGAAGCCGGAGAGATAGGAGATCTGGAGTACATATATTCGATTTCGGAGTACGTCAAACCCCCAATCTTCCTTGAAGGCATGGACATGAGCTGGTTCTTAGACGTTAAAAAAGCAGGCGGCGGTGGGTTCATGGACACTGCACCTCACGGAATAGATTCTCTGCTCTGGCTTACAAACAGTGAGCCAAAGAGCATCTACGCGGACATTGGTTCAAAAATATATGGCTTTCCAGTAGATGATATAGGCACTGCAGTGCTGAGGTTCAAAAATGGTGTCATGGCAGTTCTCAACGCTGGATGGGGTAATCCAAAAGGGTATTCATATGGGCTGGAAATCAAGTACTACATACTCGGAAAGGAGGGATTCCTTGACATTAGAACCGCATATCCCGACTTTACTGTGTATCAGGACAGAGCGGAAAAGATATACTGGGAGAGAGCCGATGTTAATGGCATCGTGAACTCATTCTTAGAATCAATAATAGAAGACAGAGACCCACCAATAACTGGAGAAATCGCCAAAAAGAACCTAAAGATAATTCTAGCCGCTTATGAGTCTTCAAAAACTGGAAAAGTTATCAAACTCTGA
- a CDS encoding carbohydrate ABC transporter permease — MKVKSSYIPYLLILPAFAYLLFFVGYPLVQALYTAFTQNGQFSLATVRKTFADPYFWEALKYTIALAGVIVPTQVGLALILALAVNRAFKGKDLTIYALTIPLTISDVAAGLIWYSMLSPSGFLNKLLLNIGLIHQPIYFFGYQYRHMEFLAIVLAELWRATSIVFVIILAGLQMISNEYLEAAEVFGADYWTRLRKIVIPLLKPSIQSALIIRTLFAMQIFGIVWILAGRDIPILAGEGFYRLTELKEYDVASIYALVIAGLSLLLGALYIKFMKAEYLEVRR; from the coding sequence ATGAAGGTCAAATCCTCCTACATTCCTTATCTTTTAATTTTACCCGCATTTGCATATCTGCTGTTTTTTGTTGGATATCCCCTTGTTCAAGCCCTCTATACTGCGTTTACCCAAAATGGGCAGTTTTCTCTCGCAACTGTTAGAAAAACATTTGCCGATCCTTATTTTTGGGAGGCTTTAAAATATACCATAGCCCTTGCGGGAGTTATTGTCCCAACCCAAGTTGGGTTAGCCCTTATATTGGCCCTTGCTGTTAACAGGGCATTTAAAGGAAAGGATCTTACTATTTATGCCCTTACAATCCCGCTAACGATAAGCGACGTAGCTGCGGGTTTGATATGGTATTCCATGCTCTCCCCAAGCGGATTCTTAAATAAGCTTCTTCTGAATATTGGACTTATCCATCAGCCTATCTACTTCTTTGGGTATCAATATCGCCATATGGAGTTTCTGGCTATTGTTCTAGCCGAGCTTTGGAGAGCAACATCAATAGTTTTTGTCATAATCCTTGCCGGACTTCAGATGATAAGCAATGAGTATCTAGAGGCAGCAGAGGTCTTTGGAGCAGATTACTGGACAAGGCTGAGGAAGATAGTGATTCCCCTCTTAAAGCCAAGCATCCAGAGTGCTTTGATCATCAGAACCCTTTTCGCAATGCAGATATTCGGTATTGTATGGATTTTGGCTGGAAGAGACATCCCAATCCTGGCTGGAGAAGGTTTCTATAGGCTAACAGAGCTCAAAGAATACGACGTGGCATCAATTTACGCTCTAGTAATAGCGGGACTTTCACTGTTGCTTGGAGCACTCTATATTAAGTTCATGAAGGCTGAGTATCTGGAGGTGAGAAGATGA
- a CDS encoding ABC transporter substrate-binding protein → MSRKVRLAGVLVLVLLGAIVSGCIGGQQTTTQTTQTTTEKVTVTWLSTQLNPPEERAFVQEQLVKEFKDQTGIDVNFVPISYTDLATRLEAEEKAGKVTIDLIADLHGGLDFFASKGWLEDLSGRKLEGRTFISTFEKYATINGKKVYIPWMSATYVMVVNKKAFDYLPAGLTQEDVMKGTEKWTYDALLEWAKNLKEATGQPQLGFPAGPKGLLHRFLHGYIYPSFTGYQAKNFDSPEAVEMWKYLRELWQYVNPASTTWDAMGEPLLRGEVMIAWDHTARIKNAIETNPDQFVVVPVPRGPKGRGFILVVAGLAIPKNAPHPDEAWKLIDYLTKPETQVKILENVGFFPTVQEATGAIPSGPLKILAEGVAAQSATPDAVVAMIPNLGEKGGQFTNAYRTAFERIVLKGEDPEAVVKELGPQVKQLFQEMGQEIP, encoded by the coding sequence ATGAGCCGAAAGGTAAGGTTAGCAGGAGTTTTGGTTTTGGTTCTTTTAGGAGCGATAGTAAGTGGGTGCATTGGGGGGCAACAAACCACAACACAAACTACTCAAACAACCACCGAAAAAGTCACAGTAACATGGCTCTCAACACAGCTAAACCCCCCAGAGGAGAGGGCTTTTGTACAGGAGCAATTAGTTAAAGAGTTTAAGGATCAAACGGGAATTGATGTAAACTTTGTACCTATCAGCTATACCGATCTAGCCACAAGACTTGAGGCGGAGGAAAAAGCAGGTAAGGTGACCATCGATCTGATAGCTGATCTCCACGGTGGATTGGACTTTTTTGCTTCCAAAGGATGGCTTGAAGACCTAAGCGGAAGAAAACTTGAAGGAAGAACATTCATAAGCACCTTTGAGAAATATGCAACCATAAACGGAAAGAAAGTTTACATCCCATGGATGAGTGCCACCTATGTAATGGTGGTAAACAAGAAAGCCTTTGACTACCTTCCAGCAGGACTTACACAAGAGGATGTTATGAAGGGAACTGAGAAGTGGACATATGATGCTCTTCTAGAATGGGCCAAGAATTTGAAAGAAGCAACCGGACAACCACAACTCGGATTCCCTGCTGGACCAAAGGGTCTTCTCCACAGATTCCTTCACGGGTACATATACCCAAGCTTTACCGGCTATCAGGCTAAGAACTTCGACAGCCCAGAGGCTGTAGAAATGTGGAAGTACCTTAGAGAGCTCTGGCAATACGTCAACCCAGCAAGTACAACATGGGACGCTATGGGTGAGCCACTCCTTAGAGGGGAAGTTATGATCGCCTGGGATCACACCGCAAGAATAAAGAACGCAATAGAAACCAACCCAGATCAGTTCGTAGTAGTCCCAGTTCCAAGGGGACCAAAGGGAAGAGGATTCATCCTTGTAGTTGCCGGATTGGCAATTCCAAAGAACGCTCCTCACCCAGATGAAGCATGGAAGTTAATTGATTACCTCACAAAGCCAGAAACACAAGTAAAGATCCTTGAGAACGTTGGATTCTTCCCAACAGTCCAAGAAGCAACGGGAGCTATCCCAAGTGGACCACTCAAGATACTCGCCGAAGGTGTTGCGGCTCAATCTGCAACTCCAGATGCGGTAGTAGCAATGATTCCAAACCTCGGTGAAAAGGGAGGACAGTTCACAAACGCTTACAGAACCGCCTTTGAGAGAATTGTCCTCAAGGGCGAAGACCCAGAAGCAGTAGTTAAAGAACTCGGCCCACAAGTAAAGCAGCTCTTCCAAGAGATGGGACAAGAGATTCCATGA
- a CDS encoding Gfo/Idh/MocA family protein, translating to MGKLKVGIIGCGNIFNLAHKNALKNLREIKVIACMDIKEKKAKEAAKEFNAKPYTSLDEFLDLDLDVVEILTPTYTHAELAIKALKSGKHVIVEKPMALTTEEAQKMIKTAEKEELWLLVGHTRRFDKRWLQIKEVIKKRNIVPMQIRKAEVQRLPFPETAWYWKPDKGGGVAIDLGVHVTDFLRWYFESEPVKILGIGKAIRKEAKVNGTYDHFLMMIQFEGGKTGLAEVSWAYSYPARYGVFYHHLDILGKNGRIRYTPLDTPVVGVVKSHFEMPRFSPLLSAFPEAFETELRHFFRVIMGEEEPSITAKDALIALQMAEVAIESAKKEEPLEFKGVIE from the coding sequence ATGGGGAAGCTGAAGGTTGGAATAATAGGATGCGGAAATATATTCAATTTAGCCCATAAAAACGCCCTCAAAAACCTAAGGGAAATAAAAGTCATCGCTTGCATGGATATAAAGGAGAAAAAGGCAAAAGAAGCTGCAAAGGAGTTCAATGCAAAACCGTACACAAGTTTAGATGAGTTCCTCGATTTAGATTTAGACGTTGTTGAAATCCTAACCCCCACTTACACTCACGCTGAACTGGCCATAAAAGCCCTAAAAAGCGGTAAGCATGTGATTGTAGAAAAACCCATGGCTCTTACAACCGAAGAAGCTCAAAAGATGATAAAAACCGCAGAAAAGGAAGAATTATGGCTTTTGGTTGGTCATACCAGAAGATTCGACAAGAGGTGGCTGCAGATAAAGGAAGTGATAAAAAAGAGAAACATAGTACCGATGCAGATAAGAAAAGCGGAAGTTCAAAGACTGCCGTTTCCAGAGACTGCATGGTACTGGAAGCCTGATAAAGGAGGAGGGGTTGCAATAGATCTAGGCGTTCATGTTACAGATTTTCTCAGGTGGTACTTCGAGAGTGAGCCCGTAAAAATCCTTGGAATCGGAAAAGCCATAAGAAAAGAGGCAAAGGTAAATGGAACATATGACCACTTTTTGATGATGATACAGTTTGAAGGGGGTAAAACTGGATTAGCAGAGGTAAGCTGGGCTTACTCTTATCCAGCCCGCTATGGAGTCTTTTACCACCACCTAGATATCCTAGGAAAGAACGGAAGGATAAGATACACCCCCCTAGACACACCGGTTGTTGGAGTGGTAAAGAGCCACTTTGAGATGCCGCGCTTTTCACCATTACTCTCAGCATTTCCTGAGGCATTTGAAACCGAGCTGAGACACTTTTTCAGAGTAATAATGGGAGAGGAAGAACCTTCAATAACTGCAAAAGACGCATTAATAGCCCTTCAAATGGCAGAAGTAGCGATAGAATCAGCAAAGAAAGAAGAGCCCTTGGAGTTTAAGGGGGTGATAGAATGA
- a CDS encoding TrmB family transcriptional regulator, with protein sequence MEEGELKALLKELGLNKYEVNAYLTLIKQGPLTAGELASLSKVPQPRIYDVVRSLMSKGFVAITSERPKKIVPLDPEKVFDEMEKGYLKKVELAKKELKAMYTPHESRREVIVVKSKTTLENYIKEAIKNAKYHLSLAIPSQLLEKVAPLLKTKSREVTIDLFVYGEKEVPKIADKIRVREVEDPIILIQDKALGIYAPPEAFKSKEQTIKGYALIIKDKNLLFMLDRYFYHALWPTGELIYKKKGKIKLPKSYIHIRSLVEDIRNHNLIGSEIEVHGKFVKTREPVHLTGKIIDFFESEGKVISNITVETKDGKRYVVGGWNASLEDIEADLMILKG encoded by the coding sequence ATGGAGGAAGGCGAGCTCAAGGCGCTCTTGAAGGAGTTGGGATTGAACAAATATGAGGTAAATGCATACCTTACTTTAATCAAGCAAGGACCCCTCACAGCGGGCGAGCTCGCCTCCCTCTCAAAAGTTCCCCAGCCAAGAATATACGACGTTGTGCGGAGTTTAATGAGCAAGGGCTTTGTTGCAATAACAAGTGAAAGGCCAAAGAAAATAGTTCCACTTGACCCGGAAAAAGTTTTCGACGAAATGGAAAAGGGCTACCTGAAAAAGGTAGAGCTCGCAAAAAAAGAATTAAAAGCCATGTACACCCCCCACGAAAGCCGGAGAGAGGTAATAGTGGTAAAAAGCAAAACAACCTTGGAGAACTACATAAAGGAGGCAATAAAGAACGCCAAGTACCATCTCTCCCTTGCAATTCCCTCACAGCTTTTGGAAAAAGTAGCACCACTTCTAAAGACAAAAAGCAGGGAAGTTACAATTGACCTATTTGTGTACGGAGAAAAAGAAGTTCCAAAAATCGCAGATAAAATCAGGGTAAGAGAAGTAGAAGACCCAATAATACTAATACAGGACAAGGCATTAGGCATTTATGCACCTCCTGAAGCCTTCAAATCAAAAGAGCAAACAATAAAGGGCTATGCCTTAATAATAAAAGACAAAAACCTTCTTTTCATGCTCGATAGATATTTCTACCATGCACTATGGCCCACTGGGGAACTAATTTATAAGAAGAAAGGGAAGATAAAACTTCCAAAGAGCTACATACACATCAGGTCCCTTGTGGAAGACATAAGGAACCACAACCTAATCGGGAGCGAAATAGAAGTGCACGGAAAGTTCGTGAAGACCCGAGAGCCCGTTCATTTGACTGGAAAAATAATCGACTTCTTTGAGAGCGAAGGAAAGGTAATCTCAAACATAACCGTGGAGACAAAAGATGGAAAAAGGTACGTAGTGGGGGGATGGAATGCATCCTTAGAGGACATTGAAGCCGATTTAATGATTCTTAAAGGCTAG
- a CDS encoding ABC transporter ATP-binding protein — MVEVRLENLKKYFDKGRVKAVDGVNLTIKDGEFLVLLGPSGCGKTTTLRMIAGLETPTGGKIWFGERDVTYLPPKDRNISMVFQSYAVWPHMTVYDNIAFPLKIKKYPKDEIDKRVKWAAELLQIEELLDRYPAQLSGGQRQRVAVARAIVVEPDVLLMDEPLSNLDAKLRVAMRAEIKKLQTKLKVTTIYVTHDQVEAMTMGNRIAVMNKGKLLQVGPPTEVYLKPNSIFVATFIGAPEMNLLEVSVKEKDDSIILEGEGFEIPLSRDFKELLERYIDKTVVFGIRPEHMTIEGISSLEHVKRSTTIEGTVDFIEALGTDTIVHANIGSGQIIKVKLPGHIPLEVGSKVKIVIDLDNIHVFDKDTEKAII, encoded by the coding sequence ATGGTGGAAGTCAGGCTTGAAAACCTCAAGAAGTATTTTGATAAAGGAAGGGTAAAGGCCGTTGATGGGGTAAATCTCACTATAAAAGACGGAGAATTCCTTGTACTCCTCGGACCGAGCGGTTGTGGTAAGACCACAACGCTTAGAATGATAGCAGGCTTAGAAACGCCAACAGGCGGAAAGATATGGTTTGGGGAGAGAGATGTAACTTACCTTCCTCCCAAAGACAGAAACATATCAATGGTTTTCCAGAGCTATGCTGTATGGCCTCACATGACAGTTTATGATAACATAGCGTTTCCATTGAAAATTAAAAAGTACCCAAAGGACGAGATAGATAAAAGGGTTAAATGGGCCGCGGAGCTGCTTCAAATAGAGGAGCTCCTTGACAGATATCCCGCTCAACTCAGTGGTGGTCAGAGACAGAGAGTGGCCGTTGCAAGGGCAATAGTGGTCGAACCGGATGTTCTGCTTATGGATGAACCGCTCTCCAACCTCGATGCTAAGCTCAGAGTTGCAATGAGGGCGGAAATCAAGAAGCTCCAAACGAAGTTAAAGGTCACCACAATATACGTTACCCATGATCAAGTTGAGGCCATGACAATGGGAAATAGGATAGCGGTAATGAACAAAGGGAAGCTCCTTCAAGTCGGGCCTCCAACGGAGGTTTATTTGAAGCCCAACTCGATATTCGTTGCAACGTTCATAGGCGCTCCGGAGATGAACTTACTTGAGGTGAGTGTTAAAGAGAAAGATGACTCCATTATCCTAGAGGGAGAAGGGTTTGAGATTCCACTTTCAAGGGACTTTAAAGAGCTCCTAGAGAGGTATATCGACAAAACAGTTGTCTTCGGTATAAGACCTGAACACATGACTATAGAAGGTATCTCATCTCTAGAGCACGTGAAGAGAAGCACAACAATAGAGGGAACAGTAGATTTTATTGAGGCTTTGGGAACAGACACGATCGTCCATGCCAATATAGGAAGCGGCCAAATCATAAAGGTAAAGCTCCCAGGCCACATACCCCTTGAGGTCGGGAGTAAGGTTAAAATAGTTATTGACCTAGATAACATCCACGTATTTGACAAGGACACTGAAAAAGCCATAATATGA
- the tpiA gene encoding triose-phosphate isomerase: MLVEPIIAINFKTYIDATGERALKIAKAAEKVYKETGITIVVAPQLVDLYRIAQEVEIPVFAQHIDPIKPGSHTGHVLPEAVKEAGAVGTLLNHSENRMILADLEAAIRRAEEVGLMTMVCSNNPAVSAAVAALNPDYVAVEPPELIGTGIPVSKAKPEVITNTVELVRRVNPEVKVLTGAGISTGEDVKKALELGTVGVLLASGVTKAKDPEKAIRDLVSLII, from the coding sequence ATGTTGGTGGAGCCGATTATAGCCATAAATTTTAAGACGTATATTGATGCCACTGGGGAGAGGGCTTTAAAAATAGCCAAGGCGGCAGAAAAAGTTTACAAAGAGACCGGAATAACAATAGTCGTGGCACCGCAGTTGGTTGATCTTTATAGAATCGCTCAAGAAGTTGAAATTCCGGTTTTTGCTCAGCACATAGATCCAATAAAGCCCGGCAGTCATACGGGTCATGTTTTGCCGGAGGCAGTAAAAGAGGCCGGAGCCGTTGGGACTTTACTCAACCACTCCGAAAACAGAATGATCCTCGCGGATTTGGAAGCTGCAATAAGAAGGGCTGAGGAAGTTGGCTTAATGACAATGGTCTGCAGCAACAACCCTGCAGTTAGCGCGGCAGTTGCCGCTCTAAATCCGGATTACGTTGCTGTTGAGCCTCCAGAGCTGATCGGCACTGGGATTCCAGTTAGTAAGGCAAAGCCTGAGGTAATAACCAACACGGTGGAGCTCGTTAGGAGGGTAAACCCAGAGGTTAAGGTTCTTACTGGTGCTGGTATTTCGACTGGAGAAGATGTGAAGAAGGCTCTAGAATTGGGGACGGTTGGAGTTCTCTTGGCAAGCGGTGTCACAAAAGCCAAAGATCCAGAAAAAGCAATAAGAGACCTAGTATCACTCATAATCTAG
- the gor gene encoding glyceraldehyde-3-phosphate:ferredoxin oxidoreductase, which yields MRFSVLKINLDEKKVESEEVEREGIYGIIDYALYLHDEVYKTHELKDPYDPRNVMVFGKGPFAGSVLPGAHRMTFVYRSPQYGGVFPSTMGGAAYQFQRVGVDFVVLEGKREKPTVIVLSNDGENLNVELHEIELEKVIEIWKDYKGEEGVYALTQYLIDNFHEKFDGMEYRIACVGPASLNTHMGAVFSQTLRNGKRVVGSEDWAARGGTGSVLLRAHNVVAIIFGGKARKRFPKEDISNIRVAKPIVEGIHKKPMNEVISEKTVKYRYNPKLKTGGTFGGNYPAEGDFVPILNWQMPYIPKEERIKIHENIMKYYWEPFNKEAIEPKNWTNCGEPCPVVCKKYANGHHIEYEPREANGPLSGVITLRASDISVHAVDAMGFDAISFGGTAAWVLELVYRGLLKPEEVGISDKPEFGKDSLLLKPVETSEKNAKLVAELAHRVAFAETEIAKIIGEGIRRASEVLDEKFKDRLSYGESFKDYGVYTPIGINGEIVPTMYWAIGNYIPLPIQGRYWTFYQFGVFLEPEELANKIVASALYEYWYDNVGWCRFHRGWAKPVLKALFMEAYGENVDMEEQAKKTIRKLVNFLKKAGYEPVFWDSMRVIDLVAKGAEEFGNERWAEQFKKDKVVTAKEYLRRVLAEYSRILGVDWTL from the coding sequence ATGAGATTTTCAGTGCTTAAGATAAACCTCGATGAAAAGAAAGTTGAAAGTGAAGAAGTCGAGCGAGAGGGAATTTACGGCATAATTGATTATGCCTTGTACTTGCACGATGAAGTTTATAAGACCCACGAGCTCAAGGATCCCTATGATCCGAGGAACGTTATGGTTTTTGGAAAAGGACCTTTCGCTGGTTCTGTTCTTCCGGGCGCTCATAGAATGACTTTTGTTTACAGATCGCCCCAGTACGGAGGGGTTTTCCCATCAACTATGGGCGGTGCGGCTTATCAGTTTCAGAGGGTTGGAGTAGATTTTGTGGTTCTTGAGGGCAAAAGGGAAAAGCCCACAGTGATAGTGCTTTCCAATGACGGAGAAAACCTGAATGTTGAGCTCCACGAGATAGAGCTTGAAAAGGTAATCGAAATATGGAAGGACTACAAAGGGGAAGAGGGAGTTTATGCTCTCACTCAATACCTCATAGATAACTTTCATGAGAAGTTTGATGGAATGGAGTATAGAATAGCTTGTGTTGGGCCTGCTTCTCTAAATACGCATATGGGAGCAGTGTTCTCTCAAACTTTGAGAAACGGCAAGAGAGTTGTCGGGAGTGAGGACTGGGCTGCTAGGGGAGGAACTGGGAGCGTTTTGTTGAGGGCTCATAACGTTGTTGCCATAATATTTGGAGGAAAGGCAAGGAAGAGGTTTCCAAAAGAGGACATAAGCAATATAAGAGTGGCAAAGCCGATAGTGGAGGGCATTCACAAGAAACCTATGAATGAAGTCATATCGGAAAAAACTGTGAAATATAGATACAATCCCAAGCTCAAGACGGGAGGAACCTTTGGAGGGAACTATCCAGCCGAAGGAGATTTCGTGCCCATACTCAACTGGCAGATGCCATATATCCCAAAAGAAGAGCGTATTAAAATCCATGAAAACATAATGAAATACTACTGGGAGCCCTTTAACAAAGAGGCAATAGAGCCCAAAAACTGGACTAACTGTGGGGAACCCTGTCCGGTAGTGTGTAAGAAATACGCCAACGGTCACCACATAGAGTACGAGCCGAGAGAAGCTAACGGGCCTTTAAGCGGCGTGATAACCCTTAGGGCAAGCGATATAAGCGTTCACGCTGTTGATGCTATGGGGTTTGATGCCATCAGCTTTGGAGGTACCGCTGCGTGGGTTTTGGAACTGGTCTATAGAGGTTTGCTCAAGCCAGAAGAAGTTGGAATTAGCGACAAGCCTGAATTTGGTAAAGATTCTCTTCTCTTAAAGCCCGTTGAGACTAGTGAAAAGAATGCCAAGCTTGTTGCTGAATTAGCCCATAGGGTTGCTTTTGCTGAAACGGAAATTGCTAAGATAATTGGGGAAGGTATAAGGAGAGCTAGTGAGGTACTCGATGAGAAGTTCAAGGACAGACTGAGCTATGGAGAAAGTTTCAAAGACTATGGAGTTTACACACCCATAGGAATAAACGGGGAGATAGTACCCACTATGTACTGGGCTATTGGGAACTACATTCCTTTACCAATCCAAGGTCGCTACTGGACTTTCTATCAGTTTGGAGTATTCTTAGAGCCTGAAGAGCTTGCAAATAAGATAGTCGCCAGTGCCCTTTATGAATACTGGTATGACAACGTTGGTTGGTGCAGATTCCACCGCGGATGGGCAAAGCCTGTGTTGAAGGCACTCTTCATGGAAGCTTATGGGGAAAATGTGGACATGGAAGAACAGGCCAAGAAAACAATAAGAAAACTTGTTAACTTCCTCAAAAAGGCTGGCTATGAACCAGTGTTCTGGGATTCAATGAGGGTTATAGATCTTGTTGCAAAAGGAGCCGAAGAGTTTGGCAACGAAAGATGGGCAGAGCAGTTTAAGAAAGACAAAGTTGTGACAGCAAAGGAGTACCTTAGAAGGGTTTTGGCGGAATACAGCAGAATTTTGGGAGTTGATTGGACGCTTTAA
- a CDS encoding carbohydrate ABC transporter permease, with the protein MNQETKFMLKRLAFYAFIFTVVAWIVIPIIISTLYGFALPKDYYDPKKVIPTSFTIKYVKTLLFTLGALDGIKNSVIVALITIAISFAFGIPAGYAVAKFIFPGKDTIKLSIVALRMFPIPVMAIPLVILYIKLNLIDTLLGVALAHTAMALPFVVLITSSIFAGVSTELEEAGMVFGLTRLGSFFRITLPLALPGLAAAAMFTFVMSWNEVFVASILTLSHRTLPAQILSIMAGASGGAAPDYYKFAAAFIMILPAITFIFFARKYLVTMWGITLK; encoded by the coding sequence ATGAACCAAGAAACAAAGTTCATGCTAAAAAGGCTAGCCTTCTATGCGTTTATTTTTACTGTAGTTGCTTGGATAGTAATCCCGATAATAATCTCAACGCTTTATGGCTTTGCTCTTCCAAAAGACTATTACGATCCGAAGAAGGTCATCCCAACAAGCTTCACAATAAAATACGTCAAAACCCTTCTCTTCACGCTCGGAGCATTAGATGGAATTAAAAACAGCGTTATTGTTGCACTTATCACAATAGCAATAAGCTTCGCCTTTGGAATTCCCGCAGGTTACGCAGTTGCAAAGTTTATTTTCCCTGGAAAGGACACCATAAAACTATCAATAGTAGCCCTTAGAATGTTCCCAATACCTGTGATGGCAATTCCCCTCGTAATCCTTTACATAAAGCTCAACCTCATTGATACTCTACTGGGAGTTGCACTTGCCCACACAGCAATGGCACTTCCCTTTGTAGTCTTAATAACCTCAAGCATCTTTGCAGGTGTTTCAACCGAGCTTGAGGAAGCAGGCATGGTGTTTGGACTCACGAGGTTAGGTTCGTTCTTCAGAATTACCCTGCCCCTAGCATTACCCGGCTTAGCTGCTGCGGCTATGTTTACCTTTGTCATGTCATGGAACGAGGTGTTTGTAGCGTCAATTTTAACCCTATCCCACAGAACTTTACCGGCTCAAATTTTGTCAATAATGGCCGGAGCGAGTGGAGGAGCAGCACCCGATTACTACAAGTTTGCAGCAGCATTCATCATGATACTTCCCGCTATAACGTTCATATTCTTTGCTAGGAAGTATTTGGTAACAATGTGGGGTATAACACTGAAATGA